Part of the Streptomyces sp. NBC_00457 genome, AGCAGTCCGCTGCGCATCGCCGCGGCCGTCGTCAGCGCCGTTGCCCTCGCCGGCACGGCGCTCACCTCAACCGCCCAGGCCGCGCCCGCGGGAGACGTCTCCGCCATGGCATGCGGCTACTACGAGGCGGGGGGCACCGCCTACTACGGCCACTGCGGCACCAATCGCATCATCATCGAGATCGATCTGGACTGGACCACGACCGAACGCTACCAATGCGTCGGACCGGGTGAGACCAACCTCGGCAGTACCGACGACATCGACTTCGCCCACTACGTCGGGGACTGCTGACACACAACGGCAGTCCGCCAAGGCGGTCGACACCGCCATATGACACAGCGGAAACACCGCGGTGCCATATGCATCACCGCACGTGCGGACCGGGGAGGCGGGCAGGCCGACGCAGGCCGCCCGC contains:
- a CDS encoding DUF6355 family natural product biosynthesis protein; translated protein: MGKKVSSPLRIAAAVVSAVALAGTALTSTAQAAPAGDVSAMACGYYEAGGTAYYGHCGTNRIIIEIDLDWTTTERYQCVGPGETNLGSTDDIDFAHYVGDC